The following are encoded together in the Anoplopoma fimbria isolate UVic2021 breed Golden Eagle Sablefish chromosome 9, Afim_UVic_2022, whole genome shotgun sequence genome:
- the LOC129095695 gene encoding calpain-2 catalytic subunit-like, translating to MSGVASTLAKKRALAAGFGTNASAVPYLNQDFSSLRAQSRSSGSLFTDSTFPAGPDALGFNELGRSSHKVRGVTWKRPTELVSNPEFILGGATRTDICQGALGDCWLLAAIASLTLNEFVMARVVPTDQGFGDDYAGIFHFQFWQFGEWVDVVIDDRLPVKDGELLFVHSAEGREFWSALLEKAYAKVNGCYEALSGGSTTEGFEDFTGGIAENFDLQRPPPNLFQIIKKALEAGALLGCSIDITSAADSEAVTRQKLVKGHAYSLTGAVEVNYRGRMEKLVRVRNPWGQVEWTGAWSDGSSEWNYVQGDCPHAKAEDGEFWMSFSEFSRHYNRVEVCTLTPDTIDDDSVKHWSVSKFDGTWRRGSTAGGCRNNPYTFWMNPQFVIKLDEEDDDPDDGEVGCSFVVGLIQKNRRKLRKVGEDMHTVGFAIYEVPKQFYGQKQVHLDKNFFLTHAQTAKSETFINLREVSTRFKMPPGEYLIVPSTFEPHLNGDFCIRVFSEKQTETIPCDDPISADLEDETVSDEGVDAGFRGLFTKLAGDDMEISAVELRTIMNKIVAKRTDIKTDGFGLETSRIMVNLMDDSGNGKLGLGEFATLWKKVQRYLTIYKKNDTDNSGTMSTPEMRVAFKDAGFTLNNAIYQLLVARYSDPDMTIDFDNFVGCLMRLEMMFKIFKKLDAHDSGSIELDFNQWLNFAMI from the exons atGTCGGGCGTGGCGTCCACCCTGGCTAAGAAGCGGGCCCTGGCTGCGGGCTTCGGCACCAACGCCAGCGCGGTCCCGTACCTGAACCAGGACTTCTCGTCGCTGCGGGCCCAGAGCCGCTCCTCCGGGAGCCTCTTCACCGACAGCACGTTCCCCGCAGGGCCCGACGCACTGGGCTTCAACGAGCTGGGCCGCAGCTCACACAAGGTCCGCGGGGTCACCTGGAAGCGGCCCACG GAACTGGTCTCTAATCCTGAGTTCATTCTGGGCGGAGCCACCAGAACCGACATCTGCCAAGGCGCTCTAG GTGACTGCTGGCTGTTGGCAGCCATCGCCTCTCTGACGCTGAACGAGTTTGTGATGGCCCGAGTCGTCCCCACCGACCAGGGCTTCGGTGACGACTACGCCGGCATCTTTCACTTCCAG TTCTGGCAGTTTGGTGAGTGGGTTGACGTTGTGATCGACGACCGTCTGCCGGTCAAAGACGGAGAGCTGCTGTTCGTCCACTCGGCGGAGGGGAGGGAGTTCTGGAGCGCCCTGCTGGAGAAGGCCTACGCCAA AGTCAACGGCTGCTATGAGGCCTTGTCTGGCGGTTCCACCACCGAGGGCTTTGAGGATTTCACCGGAGGCATCGCAGAGAACTTTGACCTCCAACGCCCCCCCCCGAACCTGTTCCAGATCATCAAGAAGGCCCTGGAGGCCGGAGCACTGCTGGGCTGCTCCATCGAC ATCACCAGCGCCGCAGACTCGGAGGCCGTCACCCGTCAGAAGCTGGTGAAAGGCCATGCCTACTCGCTGACCGGCGCTGTGGag gtGAACTATCGAGGCCGGATGGAGAAGCTGGTGAGAGTCAGGAACCCCTGGGGTCAGGTGGAGTGGACCGGAGCCTGGAGCGACGG ATCGTCTGAGTGGAACTACGTTCAGGGAGACTGTCCCCATGCCAAGGCAGAGGACGGAGAGTTCTG GATGTCTTTCAGCGAGTTCTCGCGTCACTACAACCGTGTCGAGGTGTGCACTCTGACCCCCGACACCATCGACGACGACTCCGTCAAACACTGGAGCGTCAGCAAGTTCGACGGCACCTGGAGGAGAGGATCCACCGCCGGAGGCTGCAGGAACAACCCCT ACACGTTCTGGATGAACCCTCAGTTTGTGATCAAGCTggacgaggaggacgacgaCCCGGATGATGGAGAGGTGGGCTGCAGCTTCGTGGTCGGTCTGATCCAGAAGAACCGCCGGAAGCTCCGTAAAGTAGGAGAGGACATGCACACCGTGGGCTTCGCCATCTATGAG gtTCCAAAACAG TTCTACGGGCAGAAGCAGGTGCACCTGGATAAGAACTTCTTCCTGACTCACGCTCAGACGGCGAAGTCAGAAACCTTCATCAACCTGCGTGAGGTCAGCACGCGCTTCAAGATGCCGCCTGGCGAGTACCTGATCGTCCCGTCCACCTTCGAACCGCACCTCAACGGAGACTTCTGCATCCGGGTGTTCTCCGAGAAGCAGACCGAGACCAT ACCGTGTGACGACCCCATCAGCGCTGACCTAGAAGAC GAGACGGTGTCGGATGAAGGGGTGGACGCAGGATTCAGAGGGCTCTTCACCAAACTCGCTGGAGAC GACATGGAGATCTCTGCGGTGGAGCTGAGGACCATCATGAACAAGATCGTCGCCAAAC gAACTGACATAAAGACTGACGGCTTCGGTTTGGAGACCTCCAGGATCATGGTGAACCTGATGGAC GACAGCGGCAACGGGAAGCTCGGCCTCGGAGAGTTCGCCACCCTCTGGAAGAAGGTGCAGAGATATCTG acCATCTACAAGAAGAACGACACTGATAACTCAGGGACGATGAGCACTCCAGAGATGAGAGTGGCCTTCAAAGACGCAG gtttcACTCTCAACAACGCCATCTACCAGCTGCTGGTGGCTCGATACTCCGACCCCGACATGACCATCGACTTCGACAACTTCGTGGGCTGTCTGATGAGGCTGGAGATGATGTTCA AGATCTTTAAGAAGCTTGACGCTCACGACAGCGGATCCATCGAGCTCGACTTCAACCAG TGGTTGAACTTCGCTATGATCTGA